One genomic segment of Sander lucioperca isolate FBNREF2018 chromosome 10, SLUC_FBN_1.2, whole genome shotgun sequence includes these proteins:
- the LOC116035968 gene encoding transmembrane protein 176B-like isoform X4, with protein sequence MSVTMTKADGITVFTVTSDPQSVYPPLCQILKSLCYSPVCCSVSQHLRRVQRTSQSVLGALHIMVGLLNICLGTIIICSLRTWSLLDSTGFPFWLGGLFILFGSIGILSEKYPSPCLVIVNVILNLAGVAFAITGIVLSSIGMATIYMWWMCNNYDDNYYSGYSRQTTTPTPGKDIMREKCLEGKELALMLLRSMYAVLIVLSALELCLAISSAVMAIKALKSSGKGEKETGDPELYKPLLEEVTCNPTV encoded by the exons ATGTCTGTGACCATGACCAAGGCCGATGGGATCACGGTGTTCactgtgacctctgacccccaAAGTGTTTATCCTCCTCTGTGTCAAATCCTCAAAAGCCTTTGCTACAGCCCTGTGTGCTGCTCTGTGTCTCAGCACCTGAGAAGGGTCCAGAGAACTTCTCAGTCAGTACTGGGG GCTCTGCACATTATGGTTGGGTTGCTCAACATCTGCCTTGGAACGATAATCATTTGCAGTCTAAGGACATGGTCTCTGTTGGATTCAACCGGATTTCCTTTTTGGCTTGGAGGACTG TTTATTTTGTTTGGCTCCATTGGCATTTTGTCTGAGAAGTACCCCAGTCCATGTCTG gTCATCGTCAATGTGATCCTGAATCTAGCAGGAGTTGCTTTTGCCATTACAGGCATCGTACTCTCCAGCATAGGTATGGCAACCATTTACATGTGGTGGATGTGTAACAATTACGACGATAATTACTATTCAGGCTACAGCAGACAGACTACAACTCCTACTCCTGGGAAGGACATCATGAGGGAGAAATGCTTGGAGGGCAAAGAACTGGCTCTG ATGCTTTTGAGAAGCATGTATGCTGTGCTGATTGTCCTGTCAGCCCTGGAGCTCTGCCTCGCCATCAGCTCTGCCGTCATGGCGATCAAGGCTCTAAAGAGCAGTGGGAAGGGAGAAAAGGAG ACTGGTGACCCAGAACTCTACAAACCACTGCTGGAGGAAGTCACCTGTAACCCCACAGTCTGA
- the LOC116035968 gene encoding transmembrane protein 176B-like isoform X1, giving the protein MSVTMTKADGITVFTVTSDPQSVYPPLCQILKSLCYSPVCCSVSQHLRRVQRTSQSVLGALHIMVGLLNICLGTIIICSLRTWSLLDSTGFPFWLGGLFILFGSIGILSEKYPSPCLVIVNVILNLAGVAFAITGIVLSSIGMATIYMWWMCNNYDDNYYSGYSRQTTTPTPGKDIMREKCLEGKELALMLLRSMYAVLIVLSALELCLAISSAVMAIKALKSSGKGEKEKTGDPELYKPLLEEVTCNPTV; this is encoded by the exons ATGTCTGTGACCATGACCAAGGCCGATGGGATCACGGTGTTCactgtgacctctgacccccaAAGTGTTTATCCTCCTCTGTGTCAAATCCTCAAAAGCCTTTGCTACAGCCCTGTGTGCTGCTCTGTGTCTCAGCACCTGAGAAGGGTCCAGAGAACTTCTCAGTCAGTACTGGGG GCTCTGCACATTATGGTTGGGTTGCTCAACATCTGCCTTGGAACGATAATCATTTGCAGTCTAAGGACATGGTCTCTGTTGGATTCAACCGGATTTCCTTTTTGGCTTGGAGGACTG TTTATTTTGTTTGGCTCCATTGGCATTTTGTCTGAGAAGTACCCCAGTCCATGTCTG gTCATCGTCAATGTGATCCTGAATCTAGCAGGAGTTGCTTTTGCCATTACAGGCATCGTACTCTCCAGCATAGGTATGGCAACCATTTACATGTGGTGGATGTGTAACAATTACGACGATAATTACTATTCAGGCTACAGCAGACAGACTACAACTCCTACTCCTGGGAAGGACATCATGAGGGAGAAATGCTTGGAGGGCAAAGAACTGGCTCTG ATGCTTTTGAGAAGCATGTATGCTGTGCTGATTGTCCTGTCAGCCCTGGAGCTCTGCCTCGCCATCAGCTCTGCCGTCATGGCGATCAAGGCTCTAAAGAGCAGTGGGAAGGGAGAAAAGGAG aaGACTGGTGACCCAGAACTCTACAAACCACTGCTGGAGGAAGTCACCTGTAACCCCACAGTCTGA